The Lacticaseibacillus rhamnosus DNA window GAGCGCTTTTTTTGTCAACGTATTGTCTTTGAGTAACGCGTTATTCTGGTCCTGAAAATATTTAACATCGCGATCGACATAGTTTTGATAACGCGCCAGGACTTCATTGCTCGCGTTAGTCTGTTTGGCGTAACGCTTTTCGGCTGCTTTTAACTTTTTAAGTGTTTGCAGACGTTGGGTGTCGTTTTTTTGTGGTTGACCATACTGTTGCTTAAGATTATTCAAAATCACCTGAGTTTTTTCGGCTTGTTGCTTTTCGCCTTGAACGTGCTGGTATTTGACAACGCCCAATAATACCGCCGCGGCAATTAAAACCACTGTAACAAGCAATAGAATGCTTCGTTTGCCCTTCATTTTTCCCAATACCCTTTCATGAATAACTTTTTAACTGCCCTGCCCCATGCTGAGCAATTTTACGAACCAGACGCTGCCGAGAGCGATCAATCCCAAAATATTATGCGCGAAGATTAGAAAGCCGGGTTAGCCTAGTCGTTTCGGTTACACTATCAAATCTATTTTACCTGTTGTGACGACTATTGCCTACCACTAACAGACGATAATTAGTCTTGATGGAAAATGGTATGTGAGCGTCAGTCGGGCGTTATTCACAGATATCTTTTTAATCCGGCATGTCACGTGACGTTGACAGCTTTGCCTTACGCGCCTAAAACCGGTAAAATGATTGGGACAATTGGAAAGCGAGCGGATCGATATGTCTTTTGACGGAATTTTTACCCATGCCATGGCCCAGGAGCTTAATACCACGTTAAGCGGCGGGCGGGTTGCTAAAATTCAACAACCTTATGAAAATGAAATTATCATCACGATTCGAGCTGGACGCAAGAACCATCCCTTGTTGCTCTCAGCTAATCCACAGTATGCGCGGGTGCAAATTACCCACATTCCATTTACAAATCCAGACGTTCCTGCAACCTTCACGATGACGTTGCGGAAGTATTTTAACGCGGCTACGTTAACAGAGATTCACCAAGTGCAAAACGATCGGGTACTACACTTTGAATTCTCCACGCGGGATGAATTGGGGGATGAACTGGGGCTGCGCTTGATCATTGAAATGATGGGTCGGCACAGTAACATCTTTTTAGTCAGCAAGCGCACCGGCAAAATTATTGATCTCATTCGCCACGTTTCTGCGGATCAAAATCGCTATCGTCCGTTGATGCCCGGTGCCCCGTATGTCGAGCCGCCTAAGCAAGATAAAGTGGATCCGTTTCATGATTCGGAGCGGATTTATCACGAACTTGAACGTCAGGTAACACCTTCATTGAGTCGCGCCACCTTGCTTCAGCAACATTACCAAGGACTTGCTAAGGATTCTGCATCTGAATTGGCCCTGCGACTCAATCAAGGCGATGCCGGCTGGGATAGCTTTTTTGCGGCGCTGGCAACACCTGAACCGACTATTACAACCCAAGGGAAAAAAGCCGTTTTTACCGCGATCCCGTATCAGTCTCTGACCGGCGAACAGCAACATTTTTCAACCTTAAGCGCGATGCTGGATGCCTATTATGCGCAAAAAGCGGAACATGACCGGGTTTTGCAACAAGGCGGCAACCTGATTCATGTGATCAAGAATGTGATTGATAAAGATCGCAAAAAGCAGCGCAAATTAAAGCGAACGCTGGAAGAAACCGAAAAAGCCGATGATTATCGAATTCGCGGCGAGATTCTGACGACTTATCTGAGTCAAGTCAAACGCGGCATGACGAGTATTGAACTGCCTAATTTCTATGCTGATAATGAGCCGATTAAGATCACCTTGTCCAATCAGCTGACGCCATCACGCAACGCCCAGAAATATTTTGCCAAGTATACGAAATTACGCAATGCAGTGGCACATGTTCACCAGCAAATGCAAGAAAACCAAGAAGAACTCGACTACCTTGAAGGCATTATGGCGCAGATTGATGTAGCTAGTCCGAAAGATTTAGTCGATATTCGATTGGAATTACAGCAACAAGGCTATCTGCGTAAACAGAAGTCCGGGAAAAAAGGCAATAAACGCCAAAAAGTCTCCAAACCAGATCAATTCTATGCCAGTGACGGCACTAAAATCTGGGTCGGAAAAAACAACCTGCAAAATGATCAGTTGACCTTACACACCGCGAAGAAAACTGACATTTGGCTGCACGTCAAAGATATCCCGGGATCACACGTGATTATCGACAGCAGTGATCCCAGTGAGAAAACCTTGCTGGAAGCAGCCGAGCTGGCAGCGTATTTTTCCAAAGCGCGCGACAGTGCCAATGTTCCGGTTGACTGGATTGAGGTTAAAAAGATTCGTAAGCCTAATGGAGCCAAACCCGGCTTTGTCATTTACGAAGGCCAAAAAACAGTGAGTGTAACGCCTGACGCTGATTTAGTCGCCAAGCTGCGCAACCCGCCGACAAAATAGGAGATGCATGTTTATGTCAGAATCATCAGCCCAAATCAGCCGCCCACTTCAGGAACATATCATCGCCAACAAAGTCAAACATGGCTGGAATACCACCGACACTAACTTTGAAATGCTGCTGGCTTATCATGAAATGGCGGAATTGACGACAGCGTTGCTTAAACACGATCAAGCTAATATCGCTGAAGAACTGGCAGATGTTACCATTTACCTGCTGGGAATCGCTGAAATAAAAGGAATTGATTTAGCCCAGGCCGTGAACGACAAAGTGACAATCAATGATCACCGTGTATACGATGCTCAAGGACACAAGCATTTGGAGTAAGTATGCTGGCTTTAGTGCGCTAAGATTGCTGCTAACTTTAAACCACAAAAAATCGACCTTAAGCTAGCATGTTGATTGCTGCTCAAGATCGATTTTTTGATTCATCTGCTGGTACTACCCTATCCCAAAAACTTAAAGACAACTTTACTATCAAATAGCTTGAATGTTTTTTCAAATAGTAACTTACTTAAAAGTGCAGCGGCAATTGGCACCGCGAACCAGCACAGTAAGACCAAGGGAATTGCCAGCCCGGCATCTAATGAAGCTAGTGGGCCGACCATACCGACCATACCAAAACCGGCTGATTGTGGGGTTCCGCTGACCCCTAGCAGCGCAACCGGAATGGCAGAAACGATGGCGGTGAATAGACACGGCAGTAGGATAATCGGATGTTTAAACAGATTGGGCATCATTAACTTCATTGCGCCCAGTGCAATTGCCAGCGTCACGCCGGATTTATTGACATTCCAGGAGAAAACAACCAACGCAATAGCAGTTGCCGCCACACCCATAGCCGATGCGCCTGCCGAAATACCGTTCAGTTGAATGGCTAGCCCAATGGCAACGGTTGAAATCGGACTGATAATCAAAGTAGCAAACGAGCAGCAAATTAAAATGGCCATGAGAATTGGCTGCAAGGTGGTAAAGCTGTTGATGAGTTCCCCAATGGCGGTTGTGAAAGCCGCAATAAACGGTAGCAGTAAGACACCTATATAAGCCGTACCACAACCAACCAGAATCGGCATGGCCACTACTGCCGTTGAACCGAACCGATCTTTAATCCAGATCAGGAGAAGTACGGCAATCGAGGCAGTAATCATGGTATTGATCAAATCGCCGGTACCTGAACCCACATAGGCTTTCAGCGCCGGATTAAACTTAACGACTCCGGAGCCAACAAATGCCGCTCCAGCTGTCACCATCATCTGCATGGGATTCAATTCGAACTGTAAGGCGATCAAGCCCCCGATAATCAATGGCGTGGCAAGTTGAAAAATGACGGCAATCTGTGTCAACGTCACCGCAAATGTATTCGTACCCAGATATTTCAGAATGCCGGATAAGACGGCATTGGGAATGAGGCCGATAATGACACCCAAAGCGGTACCTGATAAGACCTTATTAAGAAAAACTGTCACCGTTAATTTGGAAGACTTTTGCTTGGCGTGCCGATCTTCAACCAGCCCGCTTTCTTTGCCGGCTTCTTCCTCAGCTAGTGCATGTGCAGCAGCTGTTAACTCTTTATTTGCCGAATCTGCCATGGGACTTCACCTCTTCTATAATGTTGGATCTATATAAATCAAAATAACCATCCGCTTGTGATGATTGTTATGAGAATATTAACAGAAGATGGCATATTTAGTCCATAGTTAATTTTGGCTTAATACTACTCTCACCTTTTTAATATACGCAAAAAAATCGGATGCAAGATATTTTTAATCTTCCATCCGATTTTTAGGTATCATAAGAGTCCTACTTGTGCAGTATCGTCACAAGCTTATGGTCGTTAAAACTGGACGCCCCACTTGGCCGGATCTTCACGCCATTGATGCAACGAAGCCAATTGGGCACTCGTAATCGCCCCTTGCGCTTCGGCGGTTTGAATCAAGGCTGTGTAATTCGTCAACGTGAAGAACGGTAGCCCTGCTTTGGCGAAGTTTGCTGTCACCGCGGCGAGTTGGTAACTGAAAATTGCTGCGACTCCGAGAACGTTCACGCCGTCTTTTTGCGCGGCGGCAACGGCTCCAAGAACCGAGCCACCGGTTGACAGCAAATCATCAATGACGACTAACTTGGCATCTGCAGAAAGGTGGCCTTCGATCTGGCGTCCCTGACCGTGATCTTTAGGCTTACTGCGAATATACACCAGTGGCAGGTTAAGTAAGTTGGCAACCAATGCGGCATGGGGAATGCCAGCAGTCGCAACGCCACCAATGGCAGTCACATCAGGATAATGGGCCACAATCTCTTGTGCCAATCCAGCTGCGATTTTGCTACGAACGTCTGGGTAGCCGATTGTGAGCCGATTGTCGGTATAGATCGGGCTTTTTAGACCACTTGCCCAAGTAAACGGTGCTTCTGGTCGTAAGGTTACCGCTTTGATTCGTAACAAGTCGCTGGCAATTTGATTTTCTAATTTAGTCATGTGCTGTCTCCCACGCTTTCTTAATTGATTGATAGGCTGCAACCGGGTCATCAGCTTGCGTAATCGGGCGACCGATGACAATAGCCGAACTGCCCAGACGTTTAGCACGGCCTGGTGTCACGACGCGTTTTTGATCGCCCACAGCGGTGCCGCGCGGACGAATACCCGGGGTTACCACCAGAAAATCAGGTTTGGTGACACTGCGAATGAGTGGTGTTTCTAAAGCACTCGCAACCACGCCATCTGCGTCACTGGCCTGGGCGATCGCTGCTAATCGTTGAACCGCCTGGCTAATTGGCATATCAATCGATAACTGATTCTCCAACATAGCTTGATCAGTGGAGGTTAGATGGGTAATGGCCAACATTTTTGGTGCCGGCTGGTGGGCTGCCTTGGCACCGGCTAATAACCCGCGCT harbors:
- a CDS encoding MazG-like family protein, whose product is MSESSAQISRPLQEHIIANKVKHGWNTTDTNFEMLLAYHEMAELTTALLKHDQANIAEELADVTIYLLGIAEIKGIDLAQAVNDKVTINDHRVYDAQGHKHLE
- a CDS encoding NFACT RNA binding domain-containing protein, with amino-acid sequence MSFDGIFTHAMAQELNTTLSGGRVAKIQQPYENEIIITIRAGRKNHPLLLSANPQYARVQITHIPFTNPDVPATFTMTLRKYFNAATLTEIHQVQNDRVLHFEFSTRDELGDELGLRLIIEMMGRHSNIFLVSKRTGKIIDLIRHVSADQNRYRPLMPGAPYVEPPKQDKVDPFHDSERIYHELERQVTPSLSRATLLQQHYQGLAKDSASELALRLNQGDAGWDSFFAALATPEPTITTQGKKAVFTAIPYQSLTGEQQHFSTLSAMLDAYYAQKAEHDRVLQQGGNLIHVIKNVIDKDRKKQRKLKRTLEETEKADDYRIRGEILTTYLSQVKRGMTSIELPNFYADNEPIKITLSNQLTPSRNAQKYFAKYTKLRNAVAHVHQQMQENQEELDYLEGIMAQIDVASPKDLVDIRLELQQQGYLRKQKSGKKGNKRQKVSKPDQFYASDGTKIWVGKNNLQNDQLTLHTAKKTDIWLHVKDIPGSHVIIDSSDPSEKTLLEAAELAAYFSKARDSANVPVDWIEVKKIRKPNGAKPGFVIYEGQKTVSVTPDADLVAKLRNPPTK
- a CDS encoding PTS sugar transporter subunit IIC, which produces MADSANKELTAAAHALAEEEAGKESGLVEDRHAKQKSSKLTVTVFLNKVLSGTALGVIIGLIPNAVLSGILKYLGTNTFAVTLTQIAVIFQLATPLIIGGLIALQFELNPMQMMVTAGAAFVGSGVVKFNPALKAYVGSGTGDLINTMITASIAVLLLIWIKDRFGSTAVVAMPILVGCGTAYIGVLLLPFIAAFTTAIGELINSFTTLQPILMAILICCSFATLIISPISTVAIGLAIQLNGISAGASAMGVAATAIALVVFSWNVNKSGVTLAIALGAMKLMMPNLFKHPIILLPCLFTAIVSAIPVALLGVSGTPQSAGFGMVGMVGPLASLDAGLAIPLVLLCWFAVPIAAALLSKLLFEKTFKLFDSKVVFKFLG
- the pyrF gene encoding orotidine-5'-phosphate decarboxylase; its protein translation is MTPIIALDFKDQATTLDFLKAFPQTERLFVKIGMELFYAEGPAVIKAIQAAHPVDIFLDLKLHDIPNTVEKAAWQLGRLGVALTTVHAAGGKDMMLAAKRGLLAGAKAAHQPAPKMLAITHLTSTDQAMLENQLSIDMPISQAVQRLAAIAQASDADGVVASALETPLIRSVTKPDFLVVTPGIRPRGTAVGDQKRVVTPGRAKRLGSSAIVIGRPITQADDPVAAYQSIKKAWETAHD
- the pyrE gene encoding orotate phosphoribosyltransferase, with the protein product MTKLENQIASDLLRIKAVTLRPEAPFTWASGLKSPIYTDNRLTIGYPDVRSKIAAGLAQEIVAHYPDVTAIGGVATAGIPHAALVANLLNLPLVYIRSKPKDHGQGRQIEGHLSADAKLVVIDDLLSTGGSVLGAVAAAQKDGVNVLGVAAIFSYQLAAVTANFAKAGLPFFTLTNYTALIQTAEAQGAITSAQLASLHQWREDPAKWGVQF